A genomic window from Candidatus Nitrosoglobus terrae includes:
- the ubiD gene encoding 4-hydroxy-3-polyprenylbenzoate decarboxylase: MKYKDLRDFISQLEVEGELKRITIEVDPHLEMTEICDRVLRSEGPALLFEHPKGSSMPVLGNLFGTPRRVALGMGEESVSALREVGKLLAFLKEPNPPKGIKDAWKTLPIFRKVLDMAPKIVHSAPCQEIVLENFQVDLGQFPIQTCWPEDVAPLITWGLVVTKGPYKDRQNMGIYRQQVLGSNQVIMRWLAHRGGALDFQSWQQAYPGKPFPIAVVLGADPATILGAVTPIPDTLSEYAFAGLLRGSKTELVRCLGSELQVPASAEIVLEGYLKSGEEAAEGPFGDHTGYYNEIERFPVFTIERLTHRRNPIYHSTYTGRPPDEPAILGVALNEVFVPILQKQFPEVSDFYLPPEGCSYRMAVVTIKKQYPGHAKRVMLGVWSFLRQFMYTKFVIVTDDDINARDWKDVIWAMTTRMDPARDCVIIENTPIDYLDFASPIPGLGSKIGFDATHKWKGETQREWGRPITMDKAIKQKVDEIWDHLGL, from the coding sequence ACCGGCTTTATTATTTGAACACCCTAAGGGATCCTCAATGCCAGTGCTGGGTAACTTATTTGGTACTCCACGGCGAGTAGCTCTAGGTATGGGAGAGGAGTCGGTATCAGCCTTACGGGAGGTGGGTAAATTATTAGCTTTTCTTAAAGAACCTAATCCGCCTAAAGGTATAAAAGATGCATGGAAAACCCTGCCTATTTTTAGAAAAGTGCTGGATATGGCACCTAAAATAGTACATTCCGCGCCTTGCCAGGAAATAGTGCTTGAAAACTTTCAGGTGGATCTTGGCCAGTTTCCTATTCAGACTTGTTGGCCTGAGGATGTCGCCCCTTTAATTACTTGGGGCTTAGTGGTGACTAAGGGCCCCTATAAGGATCGGCAAAATATGGGCATCTATCGACAGCAAGTATTAGGTTCTAATCAAGTGATTATGCGTTGGTTAGCTCATCGAGGGGGGGCACTCGATTTCCAATCTTGGCAGCAAGCCTACCCAGGTAAGCCATTTCCAATAGCGGTGGTTTTAGGTGCCGATCCAGCGACTATTCTTGGCGCAGTAACGCCCATCCCTGATACGCTATCTGAGTATGCCTTTGCTGGGCTACTACGGGGATCAAAAACTGAGCTAGTTCGTTGCCTTGGTAGTGAGTTGCAAGTTCCAGCGAGCGCTGAGATTGTATTGGAGGGTTACTTAAAATCAGGGGAGGAGGCTGCTGAAGGTCCTTTTGGGGATCATACGGGATATTATAATGAGATAGAGCGTTTTCCTGTATTTACCATTGAACGTCTGACTCATCGGCGTAATCCTATTTATCATAGCACTTATACAGGGCGACCACCGGATGAGCCCGCTATTCTAGGGGTAGCGCTTAATGAGGTTTTTGTTCCTATTCTACAGAAGCAATTCCCAGAGGTAAGCGATTTTTATTTACCTCCCGAAGGGTGTTCTTACCGTATGGCGGTAGTGACGATAAAAAAGCAATACCCAGGGCATGCTAAACGAGTAATGCTGGGAGTATGGTCATTTCTGCGTCAGTTTATGTATACCAAATTTGTGATTGTCACTGATGATGACATAAATGCTAGGGATTGGAAGGATGTCATTTGGGCTATGACTACCCGCATGGATCCGGCCCGAGACTGCGTAATAATCGAGAATACGCCCATTGACTACTTGGATTTTGCTTCTCCAATACCGGGTTTAGGATCTAAGATCGGTTTTGACGCCACTCATAAATGGAAAGGTGAAACCCAACGTGAATGGGGGCGACCGATTACTATGGATAAGGCAATTAAGCAAAAGGTTGATGAGATATGGGATCATTTAGGATTGTAA
- a CDS encoding PilZ domain-containing protein, protein MSCLLNRKIERRRNPRRQAEGATVYLSWLGQKRCHCQVIDLSVTGVLVKVGSLGIPDGELIKLVFALPFNSLIKVHYLSAVVVHRSEMGIGLKFQ, encoded by the coding sequence ATGTCATGCCTTCTTAATAGAAAAATAGAACGCCGCCGCAACCCACGGAGGCAAGCGGAAGGGGCTACAGTGTATTTATCTTGGCTAGGGCAAAAACGATGCCACTGTCAAGTTATAGATCTAAGTGTAACTGGGGTGCTGGTTAAAGTAGGATCGCTAGGTATTCCTGATGGCGAGCTTATAAAATTAGTGTTTGCACTGCCGTTTAATTCCTTAATTAAAGTTCATTATTTATCAGCTGTTGTAGTGCATCGGTCCGAAATGGGAATCGGATTGAAATTTCAATAA
- a CDS encoding flagellar biosynthesis anti-sigma factor FlgM translates to MLTKVANSSNYVNITTGEQLERINPNNPTSSAEKAMNLVKGTIQIKKTEGLSSMDALAINNQKIEYIKQLLLEGKYEIDSKRIADKFIALELDLTK, encoded by the coding sequence ATGCTTACAAAAGTCGCTAATTCATCTAACTATGTTAATATCACTACTGGAGAACAATTAGAAAGAATTAATCCTAATAACCCCACTAGCTCAGCCGAGAAAGCTATGAACCTAGTTAAGGGAACTATACAGATTAAAAAAACGGAAGGTTTATCCTCAATGGATGCGCTTGCGATAAATAACCAAAAAATTGAATACATTAAACAGCTACTCCTAGAAGGCAAATATGAAATTGATTCTAAGCGTATTGCTGATAAATTTATTGCCCTAGAACTTGATCTGACTAAATAG
- the gloA gene encoding lactoylglutathione lyase: protein MRILHTMLRVGNLEHSIKFYTEILGMRLLRQHDYPEGRFTLAFVGYGNEENHTVLELTHNWDINSYDLGNGFGHIAIAVENAAIACAEIKKYGGKIVREAGPMKHGTTVIAFVEDPDGYKIELIERR, encoded by the coding sequence ATGAGAATCTTACATACTATGCTGCGAGTTGGGAATCTAGAACATTCAATTAAATTTTATACTGAGATATTAGGTATGCGGCTGCTACGGCAGCATGATTATCCCGAAGGTCGGTTTACGCTCGCCTTCGTGGGTTACGGTAATGAAGAAAATCACACCGTTTTAGAGCTAACTCATAATTGGGATATAAACAGCTATGATCTAGGGAACGGATTTGGCCATATTGCAATTGCTGTAGAGAATGCTGCAATTGCCTGTGCTGAAATAAAAAAATACGGAGGCAAGATAGTACGGGAGGCTGGACCTATGAAACACGGCACTACGGTAATTGCATTTGTAGAGGATCCGGATGGCTATAAAATTGAGCTTATTGAACGAAGATAA
- the metF gene encoding methylenetetrahydrofolate reductase [NAD(P)H] codes for MQSQQKSSLIFSCEFFPPKGEQGASKLRNTRRKLALISPRYYSVTFGAGGSTQDRTFETIIDIQAEAKSSNIEAAPHLSCIGSTQGNIRDILYQYQQRGIKRLVALRGDLPSGVVDPGDFSHANQLVEFIRTQTGNHFHIEVAAYPEVHPQAKSARADLMNFKRKVESGANSAITQYFYNSDAYYRFVDRCRSTAIDIPIIPGIMPIHNYVQLARFSDISGAEIPRWLRKRLDEFSDDPVAMSAFTTDVVSDLCRRLLEAEAPGLHFYTLNRASPTLAIWDNLGLEAKYSYLSTVTTR; via the coding sequence ATGCAATCTCAGCAGAAATCTTCTTTAATTTTTAGCTGTGAGTTTTTCCCGCCAAAAGGTGAACAAGGGGCATCCAAGCTACGTAATACCCGAAGAAAATTAGCCTTAATTTCTCCTCGTTATTATTCGGTAACGTTTGGGGCCGGTGGTTCTACTCAGGATCGAACTTTTGAGACTATTATTGATATTCAAGCAGAAGCAAAAAGCAGTAACATTGAAGCTGCCCCTCACCTGTCTTGTATTGGCTCTACTCAGGGGAATATTCGAGATATTCTTTACCAGTATCAGCAGCGCGGAATTAAACGTTTAGTAGCGCTACGAGGCGATCTACCTTCAGGAGTTGTTGATCCTGGAGATTTTAGCCATGCTAATCAACTAGTGGAGTTTATTCGCACTCAAACTGGCAATCATTTTCATATTGAAGTGGCGGCTTATCCTGAAGTCCATCCTCAAGCTAAATCAGCGCGAGCTGATCTAATGAATTTCAAGCGTAAAGTGGAATCTGGGGCTAATAGTGCAATTACTCAATATTTCTACAATAGCGATGCTTATTATCGATTCGTGGATCGTTGCCGAAGTACTGCCATTGATATACCTATTATTCCTGGAATCATGCCAATCCATAACTATGTACAATTAGCTAGATTCTCCGATATCAGTGGCGCTGAAATCCCGCGCTGGCTACGTAAACGCCTAGATGAATTTAGCGATGATCCAGTTGCTATGAGTGCTTTTACAACTGACGTAGTCAGCGATCTTTGTCGCCGATTACTGGAAGCTGAGGCCCCAGGACTACATTTCTATACTTTAAACCGAGCCAGTCCTACTTTAGCTATCTGGGATAATCTTGGCTTAGAAGCCAAATACTCTTATTTATCCACTGTGACTACAAGGTAG
- the ahcY gene encoding adenosylhomocysteinase, with protein MTIQAVNALSNDYKVADINLADWGHKEIAIAETEMPGLMALREEYRQQKPLAGARIAGCLHMTIQTAVLIDTLVALGAEVRWSSCNIFSTQDHAAAAVAAKGIPVFAWKGETEEEYWWCIDQTIYGSNGWRPNMLLDDGGDLTNIMHSKYPELLNNVRGLSEETTTGVHRLYEMMKQGSLKVPAFNVNDSVTKSKFDNLYGCRESLLDGIKRATDVMIAGKIAVILGYGDVGKGCAQSLRGQGATVWVTEIDPICALQAAMEGYRVVTMEKAASKGDIFVAATGNYHVITHDHMQVMKNQAIVCNIGHFDNEIDVASLQQYPWENIKPQVDHIIFPNGKRIILLAEGRLVNLGCATGHPSFVMSNSFTNQILAQIELWSNLGKYKKQVYVLPKKLDEQVARLHLQKIGIKLTSLTEEQAKYIGIPVNGPYKPDHYRY; from the coding sequence ATGACTATACAGGCCGTAAACGCCTTATCCAACGACTACAAGGTTGCTGATATTAATTTAGCCGACTGGGGCCATAAAGAAATTGCAATTGCTGAAACCGAAATGCCGGGCTTAATGGCCTTAAGAGAGGAATATCGGCAACAAAAGCCCTTAGCTGGCGCCCGTATTGCGGGCTGCCTTCATATGACTATTCAAACTGCTGTGCTTATTGACACTCTTGTAGCCCTTGGGGCTGAGGTGCGCTGGTCCTCCTGCAATATTTTCTCTACTCAGGATCACGCTGCTGCTGCCGTTGCTGCTAAGGGAATTCCTGTATTTGCATGGAAGGGGGAAACTGAAGAGGAATATTGGTGGTGCATTGATCAAACCATCTATGGATCAAACGGCTGGCGACCTAATATGCTACTGGATGATGGCGGAGATTTAACCAATATTATGCACAGCAAATATCCTGAGCTATTAAATAATGTTCGCGGCCTTTCGGAAGAAACTACTACGGGGGTACATCGTCTATATGAGATGATGAAACAGGGATCTCTTAAGGTGCCAGCCTTTAATGTCAATGATTCAGTGACTAAATCTAAATTTGATAATCTCTATGGCTGTCGTGAATCGCTCTTAGATGGTATTAAGCGAGCCACTGATGTTATGATTGCAGGCAAAATTGCAGTGATATTGGGCTATGGTGATGTAGGTAAAGGATGTGCCCAATCACTACGTGGACAAGGAGCAACCGTATGGGTGACTGAAATTGATCCCATTTGCGCTCTTCAAGCGGCTATGGAAGGGTATCGAGTTGTAACGATGGAAAAAGCCGCTAGTAAAGGAGATATTTTTGTCGCAGCAACCGGTAATTATCATGTTATCACCCATGATCATATGCAGGTGATGAAAAATCAGGCTATTGTCTGCAACATTGGCCATTTTGATAATGAAATTGATGTTGCAAGCTTGCAGCAATATCCTTGGGAAAATATCAAACCTCAAGTTGATCATATTATCTTTCCCAACGGGAAACGCATCATTCTTCTAGCTGAAGGCCGACTCGTTAATCTGGGCTGCGCAACAGGGCACCCAAGTTTTGTGATGTCAAATTCATTTACCAACCAAATTTTAGCTCAGATCGAGTTATGGAGCAATCTAGGAAAATACAAAAAGCAGGTTTATGTGCTACCCAAAAAACTGGACGAACAAGTCGCTCGCTTGCATCTACAGAAGATCGGAATCAAACTTACTTCACTTACAGAAGAGCAAGCTAAATATATTGGCATTCCCGTAAATGGCCCCTATAAACCGGATCATTATCGCTACTAA
- the metK gene encoding methionine adenosyltransferase, whose translation MKETRQFTSESVSEGHPDKIADQISDAILDAILAQDKKARVACETLVKTGMVIIAGEITTQANIDYEHIIRKTINTIGYNSSEMGFDGASCAILNAIGKQSPDIAQGVDRDLEEEQGAGDQGMMFGYASDETDVLMPAPITYAHRLVQRQAKMRHSGELPWLRPDAKSQVTLLYEDDIPVGISAIVLSTQHSPEINQATLREAVIETIIKPVLPPEWLNHCKSENIHVNPTGNFIIGGPMGDCGLTGRKIIVDTYGGMARHGGGAFSGKDPSKVDRSAAYAGRYVAKNLVAAGLAKRCEVQVSYAIGVAEPTSVNVNTFGTGKISEARLVELVRSHFDLRPVGLLRMLDLIRPIYQKSASYGHFGRKEPEFTWEQTDKAEILRDAAGLS comes from the coding sequence ATGAAGGAAACGAGACAATTTACCTCAGAATCAGTCTCTGAAGGTCATCCAGATAAAATTGCCGATCAGATTTCTGATGCTATTTTAGATGCAATTCTAGCTCAGGATAAAAAAGCACGGGTAGCTTGTGAAACGCTGGTTAAAACCGGCATGGTCATCATAGCTGGGGAAATTACAACTCAGGCTAATATAGATTACGAGCACATTATCCGTAAGACTATTAACACTATTGGCTACAATAGCTCAGAAATGGGGTTTGACGGGGCAAGTTGCGCAATTTTAAATGCTATTGGGAAGCAATCACCCGATATTGCTCAGGGCGTAGATCGGGATCTAGAAGAAGAACAAGGCGCAGGCGATCAAGGGATGATGTTTGGCTATGCTAGCGACGAAACGGATGTTTTAATGCCCGCCCCTATTACTTATGCCCATCGCTTAGTGCAGCGCCAAGCTAAGATGCGCCATAGTGGTGAGTTACCTTGGCTACGCCCGGATGCTAAGAGCCAAGTGACTCTATTATATGAGGATGACATCCCGGTAGGAATTAGCGCTATTGTGTTATCTACTCAACACAGTCCTGAGATCAATCAGGCAACCTTACGCGAAGCAGTAATTGAGACTATTATTAAGCCAGTCTTACCCCCAGAATGGCTTAACCATTGTAAATCAGAAAATATCCATGTTAATCCCACAGGCAACTTCATCATTGGTGGCCCCATGGGAGACTGCGGCCTTACAGGGCGTAAAATTATTGTAGATACCTATGGCGGAATGGCGCGCCATGGCGGAGGTGCTTTTTCAGGAAAAGACCCCTCTAAAGTGGATCGATCTGCTGCTTATGCCGGTCGATATGTGGCTAAAAATCTTGTTGCTGCTGGCCTAGCTAAACGCTGTGAGGTACAGGTTTCTTATGCGATTGGCGTGGCTGAACCTACCTCAGTTAATGTGAATACCTTTGGCACTGGGAAGATTTCTGAAGCCCGCTTAGTTGAGTTAGTCCGATCGCACTTTGATTTAAGACCAGTAGGTCTTCTGCGTATGTTGGATCTCATTCGACCCATTTACCAAAAAAGCGCATCCTATGGCCATTTTGGTCGAAAAGAACCTGAATTCACTTGGGAGCAAACTGATAAAGCTGAGATACTCCGGGATGCAGCCGGTTTAAGCTAA